One Xiphophorus hellerii strain 12219 chromosome 24, Xiphophorus_hellerii-4.1, whole genome shotgun sequence DNA window includes the following coding sequences:
- the LOC116715807 gene encoding lysine-specific demethylase 6A-like isoform X3 — MWSDSAARKRFGASKEAYETLLQTEDLPAQVKATTLQQLGWMHHTVEQLGDKASRDSYAIQCLQKSVEADPNSGQSWYFLGRCYASIGKVQDAFVSYRQSIDKSEASADTWCSIGVLYQQQNQPMDALQAYICAVQLDHSHAAAWMDLGTLYESCNQPHDAIKCYINATRSKGCTNTAALTHRIKCLQAQLSNPQLSSLQGKSKMLPLIEEAWSLPIPAELTSRQGGLSSAPQQACKPNHSAEGGGSGQSLPPHAGALGQAEDQSCPAKRRRAGSPAKNDSWPSNPPQQPSPSWYLSPQKLQMLEQLRGNRGNLKPHELQALEQLEAQLAVMQQHQMRQNASGAPIRPSLPNGPTANTLPSPNPGLHPTRPHLGPPRHFCPPQPQPMANGPVGRLDATSDGRNGSANNQPGPNGDVPYPPAAAAPLPHTCTSTTPQDAAPHLNSSQGLQKECVKHATGSSSEGNPSHPQIPNSTSHPNNQVGHSSNAPSPRQPTHNHLPSPPSLPHSSTSGGAASITKDGDAAGAASHGNGGSDGSAQTSLPPAESEKAQADGLANHVRSEEGDKVADGGEKQSLSADNPRLSATLAVEKGPEESEAPSEGTTSTATGLEPQKKVNNIHPAALPSAPQPQGSSAASSPISAMSTATPSPKSSEHIQTGGQSPPTTTTATSTAATSTTTPAVNGNSKGGISEDSQSPLKAEPPSITGLIATPPHGHNSSSSSSSSSSISIYPSSTDVLKACRNLGKNGLSNSSILLDKCPPPRLPPPPSPALPKDKLNPPTPSIYLENKRDAFFPPLHQFCTNPSNPVTVIRGLAGALKLDLGLFSTKTLVEANPEHPVEVWTQLLQPADENWDPSGTKKMWRCESTRAHTTIAKYAQYQAASFQESLREENEKKALKEPLDTEPSSAESATRKRRGPLKHIKFGTNIDVSDERKWKQQLQELSKLPAFARVVSAGNLLSHVGHTILGMNTVQLYMKVPGSRIPGHQEHNDFCAVNINIGPGDCEWFAVPEAYWGVMSNFCEKNNINFLMGSWWPNLEDLYESDVPVYRFIQRPGDLVWLNTGTIHWVQAIGWCNNIGWNVGPLTAHQYKLAVERYEWNKLQSVKSVVPMVHLSWNMARNIKVSDHKLFEMIKYCLLRTLKQCQWVKEALTSAGKETVLKPRTRDEPAHYCIICEVEVFNLLFVRREPLSKKQCLVHCQDCARKGSAALDDFMVLEQYRMEDLMQVYDQFTLAPPLHSSSS, encoded by the exons ATGTGGTCAGATTCAGCCGCGCGT AAGAGATTCGGGGCTTCCAAGGAGGCGTACGAGACCCTCCTGCAGACCGAGGACCTCCCTGCTCAGGTGAAGGCCACCACCCTGCAGCAGTTGG GCTGGATGCACCACACAGTGGAACAGCTGGGGGACAAAGCCAGCAGGGACAGCTATGCCATCCAGTGTCTGCAGAAATCCGTGGAAGCTGACCCCAACTCCGGACAGTCTTGGTACTTCCTTGGCAG GTGCTACGCTAGCATTGGCAAAGTCCAGGATGCCTTCGTCTCTTATCGGCAATCCATAGATAAATCGGAGGCTAGCGCGGATACTTGGTGCTCTATAGG GGTGTTGtaccagcagcagaaccagccaATGGACGCCCTGCAGGCCTACATTTGCGCCGTGCAGCTGGACCACAGCCACGCCGCTGCCTGGATGGACCTGGGCACTCTGTACGAATCCTGCAACCAGCCGCATGACGCCATCAAGTGCTACATCAACGCCACGCGCAGCAAAGGCTGCACCAACACCGCCGCGCTAACCCACCGCATCAAATGTCTCCAG GCTCAGTTGAGTAACCCCCAGCTCAGTAGCCTACAGGGTAAAAGTAAAATGCTCCCTCTTATTGAGGAGGCATGGAGCCTACCAATCCCAGCTGAGCTAACCTCCAGGCAGGGAGGCCTGAGCAGTGCACCGCAGCAG GCTTGTAAGCCCAATCACAGTGCAGAGGGAGGGGGCTCGGGTCAGTCTCTACCCCCTCATGCGGGCGCGCTGGGCCAAGCGGAGGACCAGTCGTGCCCGGCCAAGAGGAGAAGAGCCGGCAGTCCTGCCAAG AATGACTCATGGCCCAGTAATCCACCACAACAGCCATCACCGAGCTGGTACCTCTCCCCACAGAAATTACAG ATGCTGGAACAGCTGCGCGGTAACCGAGGCAACCTGAAGCCCCATGAGCTACAGGCGTTGGAGCAGCTGGAGGCTCAGCTTGCAGTAATGCAGCAGCACCAG ATGAGGCAGAATGCATCGGGAGCTCCGATTCGTCCCTCCCTTCCTAACGGCCCCACCGCTAACACTCTCCCCTCTCCTAACCCCGGCCTCCACCCCACGCGGCCCCACCTGGGCCCACCCCGCCATTTCTGCCCGCCTCAGCCACAGCCGATGGCCAACGGGCCAGTCGGGCGCTTGGACGCCACGAGCGACGGTCGCAACGGCAGCGCTAATAATCAGCCGGGACCCAACGGAGACGTGCCTtacccgccagccgccgcagcaCCGCTACCTCACACCTGCACAAGCACGACGCCACAGGACGCGGCGCCGCACCTAAATTCCTCTCAG gGGCTTCAGAAGGAGTGTGTTAAACATGCGACAGGCTCAAGCAGTGAGGGGAACCCCTCTCACCCCCAGATCCCCAACTCCACTAGTCACCCCAACAATCAGGTTGGACATTCCAGTAACGCCCCGTCGCCACGGCAGCCGACTCACAACCACCTCCCCTCCCCACCGTCGCTCCCTCACTCCTCTACCTCAGGCGGTGCCGCGTCCATTACCAAAGACGGCGACGCTGCTGGCGCCGCGTCCCACGGCAACGGGGGCTCAGACGGCTCGGCGCAAACGTCACTCCCGCCTGCCGAGAGCGAGAAGGCGCAGGCGGACGGACTGGCCAATCACGTCCGCTCTGAAGAGGGAGACAAGGTGGCGGATGGTGGCGAGAAGCAAAGCCTTAGCGCAGACAATCCCAGGCTGTCCGCCACCCTGGCGGTGGAAAAGGGTCCCGAGGAGAGCGAGGCGCCGTCAGAGGGCACGACATCCACAGCGACGGGGCTGGAGCCCCAGAAGAAGGTGAACAACATCCACCCTGCCGCTCTGCCCTCTGCCCCCCAGCCGCAGGGCAGCTCAGCCGCCTCCTCCCCCATTTCCGCCATGTCTACCGCCACGCCGTCTCCCAAATCCTCTGAACACATCCAAACAGGGGGCCAGAGCCCCCCCACAACCACTACCGCCACGTCCACCGCCGCTACGTCCACAACCACGCCTGCCGTCAACGGCAACAGCAAAGGAGGCATCTCCGAGGACTCTCAAAGCCCCCTTAAGGCCGAGCCTCCCTCCATCACAGGTCTCATAGCAACGCCGCCACACGGACACAACTCGTCCTCATCCTCGTCTTCGTCTTCTTCTATTTCCATCTATCCCAGCTCCACAGACGTGCTGAAAGCCTGCAG AAACCTGGGAAAGAACGGCCTTTCCAACAGCAGCATCCTCCTCGATAAGTGCCCCCCGCCCCGACTGCCGCCCCCGCCGTCGCCGGCCCTGCCCAAAGACAAGCTCAACCCTCCCACTCCTAGCATCTAC CTGGAGAACAAAAGGGATGCTTTTTTCCCGCCGCTGCACCAGTTCTGCACAAACCCCTCCAACCCGGTTACCGTCATCAGAGGCCTGGCTGGAGCTCTCAAACTGG ATCTCGGCTTGTTCTCCACCAAGACGCTGGTGGAGGCCAACCCGGAGCACCCGGTAGAGGTCTGgactcagctgctgcagcccGCCGACGAGAACTGGGACCCGAGCGGCACCAAGAAGATGTGGCGCTGCGAGAGCACCCGCGCTCACACCACCATCGCCAAATACGCGCAGTATCAGGCCGCCTCCTTCCAGGAGTCCCTCAGG GAGGAGAATGAAAAGAAGGCACTAAAGGAACCTTTGGACACAGAGCCATCATCTGCAGAGAg tgcaACACGAAAAAGAAGAGGGCCcttaaaacacatcaaattcGGAACCAACATTGACGTCTCTGACGAAAGGAA GtggaaacagcagctgcaggagctCAGCAAGCTGCCGGCCTTCGCGCGAGTGGTGTCTGCCGGCAACCTGCTGAGCCACGTGGGCCACACCATCCTGGGCATGAACACGGTGCAGCTGTACATGAAGGTTCCCGGCAGCAGGATCCCGGGCCACCAAGAGCACAACGACTTCTGCGCCGTCAACATCAACATCGGGCCCGGCGACTGCGAGTGGTTCGCCGTGCCGGAGGCCTACTGGGGCGTGATGAGCAACTTCTGCGAGAA GAACAACATCAACTTCCTGATGGGATCGTGGTGGCCCAACCTGGAGGACCTGTACGAGTCGGACGTGCCGGTTTACCGCTTCATCCAGCGTCCGGGCGACTTGGTGTGGCTCAACACGGGGACCATCCACTGGGTGCAGGCCATCGGCTGGTGCAACAACATCGGCTGGAACGTCGGACCTCTCACCG CCCACCAGTACAAGCTGGCCGTGGAGCGTTACGAGTGGAACAAGCTCCAGAGCGTCAAGTCTGTGGTTCCCATGGTGCACCTCTCCTGGAACATGGCGCGGAACATCAAAGTGTCCGACCACAAGCTGTTTGAGATGATCAA GTACTGCTTGCTGCGGACGTTGAAGCAGTGCCAGTGGGTGAAGGAGGCGTTGACGTCGGCCGGGAAGGAGACGGTGCTGAAGCCGAGGACGAGGGACGAGCCGGCGCACTACTGCATTATCTGCGAG GTGGAGGTGTTCAACCTGCTGTTTGTGCGCCGCGAGCCCCTGTCCAAGAAGCAGTGCCTGGTCCACTGCCAGGACTGCGCCAGGAAGGGCAGCGCGGCGCTCGACGACTTCATGGTGCTGGAGCAGTACAGGATGGAGGACTTGATGCAGGTCTACGACCAGTTCACACTA GCCCCTCCTCTTCATTCTTCTTCATCTTGA
- the LOC116715807 gene encoding histone demethylase UTY-like isoform X2 — protein sequence MQSCGVSVAAAACAAARSLGSASSAGDEGKKMAAGKASETEEDFPTLTAQERETLAGIDSSLFGFQKLHEDGARTKALLMKAVRCYDSLILKAEGKVEPEVFCQLGHFNLLLEDYPKALSAYQRYYSLQSDYWKNAAFLYGLGMVYFHYNAFQWAIKAFQEVLYIDPGFSRAKEIHLRLGLMFKVNTDYESSLKHFQLALIDSNPCTLSKAEIQFHIAHLYEIQKRFGASKEAYETLLQTEDLPAQVKATTLQQLGWMHHTVEQLGDKASRDSYAIQCLQKSVEADPNSGQSWYFLGRCYASIGKVQDAFVSYRQSIDKSEASADTWCSIGVLYQQQNQPMDALQAYICAVQLDHSHAAAWMDLGTLYESCNQPHDAIKCYINATRSKGCTNTAALTHRIKCLQACKPNHSAEGGGSGQSLPPHAGALGQAEDQSCPAKRRRAGSPAKNDSWPSNPPQQPSPSWYLSPQKLQMLEQLRGNRGNLKPHELQALEQLEAQLAVMQQHQMRQNASGAPIRPSLPNGPTANTLPSPNPGLHPTRPHLGPPRHFCPPQPQPMANGPVGRLDATSDGRNGSANNQPGPNGDVPYPPAAAAPLPHTCTSTTPQDAAPHLNSSQGLQKECVKHATGSSSEGNPSHPQIPNSTSHPNNQVGHSSNAPSPRQPTHNHLPSPPSLPHSSTSGGAASITKDGDAAGAASHGNGGSDGSAQTSLPPAESEKAQADGLANHVRSEEGDKVADGGEKQSLSADNPRLSATLAVEKGPEESEAPSEGTTSTATGLEPQKKVNNIHPAALPSAPQPQGSSAASSPISAMSTATPSPKSSEHIQTGGQSPPTTTTATSTAATSTTTPAVNGNSKGGISEDSQSPLKAEPPSITGLIATPPHGHNSSSSSSSSSSISIYPSSTDVLKACRNLGKNGLSNSSILLDKCPPPRLPPPPSPALPKDKLNPPTPSIYLENKRDAFFPPLHQFCTNPSNPVTVIRGLAGALKLDLGLFSTKTLVEANPEHPVEVWTQLLQPADENWDPSGTKKMWRCESTRAHTTIAKYAQYQAASFQESLREENEKKALKEPLDTEPSSAESATRKRRGPLKHIKFGTNIDVSDERKWKQQLQELSKLPAFARVVSAGNLLSHVGHTILGMNTVQLYMKVPGSRIPGHQEHNDFCAVNINIGPGDCEWFAVPEAYWGVMSNFCEKNNINFLMGSWWPNLEDLYESDVPVYRFIQRPGDLVWLNTGTIHWVQAIGWCNNIGWNVGPLTAHQYKLAVERYEWNKLQSVKSVVPMVHLSWNMARNIKVSDHKLFEMIKYCLLRTLKQCQWVKEALTSAGKETVLKPRTRDEPAHYCIICEVEVFNLLFVRREPLSKKQCLVHCQDCARKGSAALDDFMVLEQYRMEDLMQVYDQFTLAPPLHSSSS from the exons GCTGTCCGCTGCTACGACTCGCTCATCCTGAAAGCCGAGGGGAAAGTGGAGCCTGAGGTCTTCTGCCAGCTTGGCCACTTCAACCTCCTCTTGGAGGATTATCCAAAAG CATTATCAGCATACCAGAGGTACTACAGTTTACAATCAGACTACTGGAAG AATGCTGCGTTTCTGTATGGCCTGGGAATGGTCTACTTCCACTATAACGCCTTTCAGTG GGCGATCAAAGCATTCCAGGAGGTGCTGTACATCGATCCAGGATTCTCCCGGGCCAAGGAGATCCACCTCCGCCTGGGCCTCATGTTCAAAGTCAACACAGACTACGAGTCGAGCCTAAAG cattttcagCTGGCTTTGATTGACTCCAACCCCTGCACTTTGTCCAAAGCTGAAA TCCAGTTCCACATTGCTCATCTGTATGAGATCCAG AAGAGATTCGGGGCTTCCAAGGAGGCGTACGAGACCCTCCTGCAGACCGAGGACCTCCCTGCTCAGGTGAAGGCCACCACCCTGCAGCAGTTGG GCTGGATGCACCACACAGTGGAACAGCTGGGGGACAAAGCCAGCAGGGACAGCTATGCCATCCAGTGTCTGCAGAAATCCGTGGAAGCTGACCCCAACTCCGGACAGTCTTGGTACTTCCTTGGCAG GTGCTACGCTAGCATTGGCAAAGTCCAGGATGCCTTCGTCTCTTATCGGCAATCCATAGATAAATCGGAGGCTAGCGCGGATACTTGGTGCTCTATAGG GGTGTTGtaccagcagcagaaccagccaATGGACGCCCTGCAGGCCTACATTTGCGCCGTGCAGCTGGACCACAGCCACGCCGCTGCCTGGATGGACCTGGGCACTCTGTACGAATCCTGCAACCAGCCGCATGACGCCATCAAGTGCTACATCAACGCCACGCGCAGCAAAGGCTGCACCAACACCGCCGCGCTAACCCACCGCATCAAATGTCTCCAG GCTTGTAAGCCCAATCACAGTGCAGAGGGAGGGGGCTCGGGTCAGTCTCTACCCCCTCATGCGGGCGCGCTGGGCCAAGCGGAGGACCAGTCGTGCCCGGCCAAGAGGAGAAGAGCCGGCAGTCCTGCCAAG AATGACTCATGGCCCAGTAATCCACCACAACAGCCATCACCGAGCTGGTACCTCTCCCCACAGAAATTACAG ATGCTGGAACAGCTGCGCGGTAACCGAGGCAACCTGAAGCCCCATGAGCTACAGGCGTTGGAGCAGCTGGAGGCTCAGCTTGCAGTAATGCAGCAGCACCAG ATGAGGCAGAATGCATCGGGAGCTCCGATTCGTCCCTCCCTTCCTAACGGCCCCACCGCTAACACTCTCCCCTCTCCTAACCCCGGCCTCCACCCCACGCGGCCCCACCTGGGCCCACCCCGCCATTTCTGCCCGCCTCAGCCACAGCCGATGGCCAACGGGCCAGTCGGGCGCTTGGACGCCACGAGCGACGGTCGCAACGGCAGCGCTAATAATCAGCCGGGACCCAACGGAGACGTGCCTtacccgccagccgccgcagcaCCGCTACCTCACACCTGCACAAGCACGACGCCACAGGACGCGGCGCCGCACCTAAATTCCTCTCAG gGGCTTCAGAAGGAGTGTGTTAAACATGCGACAGGCTCAAGCAGTGAGGGGAACCCCTCTCACCCCCAGATCCCCAACTCCACTAGTCACCCCAACAATCAGGTTGGACATTCCAGTAACGCCCCGTCGCCACGGCAGCCGACTCACAACCACCTCCCCTCCCCACCGTCGCTCCCTCACTCCTCTACCTCAGGCGGTGCCGCGTCCATTACCAAAGACGGCGACGCTGCTGGCGCCGCGTCCCACGGCAACGGGGGCTCAGACGGCTCGGCGCAAACGTCACTCCCGCCTGCCGAGAGCGAGAAGGCGCAGGCGGACGGACTGGCCAATCACGTCCGCTCTGAAGAGGGAGACAAGGTGGCGGATGGTGGCGAGAAGCAAAGCCTTAGCGCAGACAATCCCAGGCTGTCCGCCACCCTGGCGGTGGAAAAGGGTCCCGAGGAGAGCGAGGCGCCGTCAGAGGGCACGACATCCACAGCGACGGGGCTGGAGCCCCAGAAGAAGGTGAACAACATCCACCCTGCCGCTCTGCCCTCTGCCCCCCAGCCGCAGGGCAGCTCAGCCGCCTCCTCCCCCATTTCCGCCATGTCTACCGCCACGCCGTCTCCCAAATCCTCTGAACACATCCAAACAGGGGGCCAGAGCCCCCCCACAACCACTACCGCCACGTCCACCGCCGCTACGTCCACAACCACGCCTGCCGTCAACGGCAACAGCAAAGGAGGCATCTCCGAGGACTCTCAAAGCCCCCTTAAGGCCGAGCCTCCCTCCATCACAGGTCTCATAGCAACGCCGCCACACGGACACAACTCGTCCTCATCCTCGTCTTCGTCTTCTTCTATTTCCATCTATCCCAGCTCCACAGACGTGCTGAAAGCCTGCAG AAACCTGGGAAAGAACGGCCTTTCCAACAGCAGCATCCTCCTCGATAAGTGCCCCCCGCCCCGACTGCCGCCCCCGCCGTCGCCGGCCCTGCCCAAAGACAAGCTCAACCCTCCCACTCCTAGCATCTAC CTGGAGAACAAAAGGGATGCTTTTTTCCCGCCGCTGCACCAGTTCTGCACAAACCCCTCCAACCCGGTTACCGTCATCAGAGGCCTGGCTGGAGCTCTCAAACTGG ATCTCGGCTTGTTCTCCACCAAGACGCTGGTGGAGGCCAACCCGGAGCACCCGGTAGAGGTCTGgactcagctgctgcagcccGCCGACGAGAACTGGGACCCGAGCGGCACCAAGAAGATGTGGCGCTGCGAGAGCACCCGCGCTCACACCACCATCGCCAAATACGCGCAGTATCAGGCCGCCTCCTTCCAGGAGTCCCTCAGG GAGGAGAATGAAAAGAAGGCACTAAAGGAACCTTTGGACACAGAGCCATCATCTGCAGAGAg tgcaACACGAAAAAGAAGAGGGCCcttaaaacacatcaaattcGGAACCAACATTGACGTCTCTGACGAAAGGAA GtggaaacagcagctgcaggagctCAGCAAGCTGCCGGCCTTCGCGCGAGTGGTGTCTGCCGGCAACCTGCTGAGCCACGTGGGCCACACCATCCTGGGCATGAACACGGTGCAGCTGTACATGAAGGTTCCCGGCAGCAGGATCCCGGGCCACCAAGAGCACAACGACTTCTGCGCCGTCAACATCAACATCGGGCCCGGCGACTGCGAGTGGTTCGCCGTGCCGGAGGCCTACTGGGGCGTGATGAGCAACTTCTGCGAGAA GAACAACATCAACTTCCTGATGGGATCGTGGTGGCCCAACCTGGAGGACCTGTACGAGTCGGACGTGCCGGTTTACCGCTTCATCCAGCGTCCGGGCGACTTGGTGTGGCTCAACACGGGGACCATCCACTGGGTGCAGGCCATCGGCTGGTGCAACAACATCGGCTGGAACGTCGGACCTCTCACCG CCCACCAGTACAAGCTGGCCGTGGAGCGTTACGAGTGGAACAAGCTCCAGAGCGTCAAGTCTGTGGTTCCCATGGTGCACCTCTCCTGGAACATGGCGCGGAACATCAAAGTGTCCGACCACAAGCTGTTTGAGATGATCAA GTACTGCTTGCTGCGGACGTTGAAGCAGTGCCAGTGGGTGAAGGAGGCGTTGACGTCGGCCGGGAAGGAGACGGTGCTGAAGCCGAGGACGAGGGACGAGCCGGCGCACTACTGCATTATCTGCGAG GTGGAGGTGTTCAACCTGCTGTTTGTGCGCCGCGAGCCCCTGTCCAAGAAGCAGTGCCTGGTCCACTGCCAGGACTGCGCCAGGAAGGGCAGCGCGGCGCTCGACGACTTCATGGTGCTGGAGCAGTACAGGATGGAGGACTTGATGCAGGTCTACGACCAGTTCACACTA GCCCCTCCTCTTCATTCTTCTTCATCTTGA